AGAAGAGCCTCCTCACCGGGGAGGAGGGGTGGATCACCCACCGGGCCACGGGGCCGAGGCTCACCCTGCCCCGCCTGGTGGCCCTTTTGAAGGAGCGGGGCCTCGAGGTGGGCAAGATTGCCGAGGCCGAGGGGGGCTTCTACGTGGACCTCCGCCCCCAGGACCTGGCCAAGGCGGCCGAGGTCCAGGGGATCAGGCTGGAGCGGGCTAAGCGGGTGGAAGGGCTTTTGGAGACCGCCTCCCGCCCCCGCCGCCCGGCCCGGTCCCACTGAGGCCCTTTGGGGGGTTGCCACGGGTTTAGGGATCTAAGTCCGGGGGTTTTGGAGTACCACCTTGCAGTATGGGCGAGGATGAAGGGGACATCCACCTCCTCCGCCGGGTGGCCTGGAGGGACGAGGAGGCCCTTCTGTGCCTTTACCGCCGTTATGCTCCTCGCGTCCACGGTCTGGCCCGGCGAATCCTCCGGGATGGGCATGAGGCCAAGGACGTGGTACAGGAAACCTTCCTGCGCATCTGGAACAAGGCAGAGCGCTTTGACCCCGCCCTGGGACGGCCCGCCACCTGGATTCTCACCATTGCCCATAGGCTTGCCCTAAAACGCCTAAGGGCTTCGGAGCGTTTCGTCCTGTGGGAAGAGGACGGGGCGTGGGAGCCCCTGGGTGGGGAGGACCATCTGGAGCGGCTTTGGGTGACCAAGGCCCTGGAAGCGTTGGAGCCGGAGGAGCGGAGGCTTTTGGAGCTCGCCTACTTCCAGGGCTACGCCCATAGCGAGCTGGCCCTGCTCTTGGGCTGGCCCTTGGGTACGGTGAAAAGCCGCCTGCGCCGCGCCTTGGCCAAGCTGGAGGGGAAGCTCAAATGATCCACCCCAACCCAGACGACCTGGTGCGCCTGGCCCTGGACCTCCTGCCCGAGGGGGAGCGGAGGGGGCTTATGGCTCACCTGCGGTCCTGTCCCTCGTGCCGCGCCGCCTACCAGGCCCACCTCGAGGCCTTGAGCGCTCTGGTCCCCGAGGTGCCCGTGCCCTCTTCCTGGGAAGGGGACCTCCGGGAGCGCCTCCGCACCCGGCCCCTGTGGGAACGTAGACGGGTCTTAGTGCTGGGCCTTTCCCTGGGTCTCGTGGGCGTCCTTGCCGTCAGCATCCTGGGGGCGTTGCGGTGGTGGGGAGGGGTCTCTGCCCGGAGGCGGTTTTTTGACCTGGCCGCTGAGCCAGGCGCCCGGCTCATGCCCCTTTTGGACCCGGGAGGGCGGCAGACGGGCTGGGCCTTGCGCACCGCCCAAGGCGAGGTCCTGCTCCTCCTAAAGTCCCCGCCGCCCCCGGGCCGGGTCTACCAGGCCTGGCTCATCCTGGATGGGCAGCGCCAAAGCCTTGGCCTCTCCCCCACGCCCCTCTTGGAGGTGGGCCCCCTGCCCGAGGGGAGCCTGGTGGGGGTTTCGGTGGAGCCCCCCGGGGGAAGTCCCGCCCCAACCACGCCCTCCGTAGGCCGGGCGCGGATTTGAGGAGGCCAGGATGACCCTTAAGATCCAACGGGCGCCCTCGAGGGGTATGGCCTAGTGGAGGTGAGATCGTGGAGCGTAGGGCGTTTTTGCAGGCGGTAGGGACCGTAGCGCTTTCGGCCTTGGCGGGCCGGGCCTGGGCCCTGGTTCAGGCCACGGGGGAAGGGATCTTCCGCCGCTACCCTGGGGACTTTGCCGGGGTGGCCGTGCCCCCCGGCCGGCCCTTCGTCGCCCAGGGGGTGGGGGAGACCCCCTTGGGCACCTCCGTCCTCATCCGCACCGTCAAGGAGCAGCCCCTCCACTACCACCGGGAGCGGCTGGAGGTGGCCTTGGTCCTACGGGGGGAAGGGCGGTTCTTGGCTGCAGGTAAAGAGGTTCCCCTTGCTCCCGGACAAGTGGTCCTCATTCCCCCCATGACCGCACACGCCTTCCTCGGGGAGCTGGACCTCCTCTCCCGCTTTAGCCCCAGGCTCATGGGGGACGTGGTCTTCGTGGACCAGGGCCCCGGGCCCCAGGAGGGGGTTCCCATCCTCCTCACCCCCAAGCCCCCCGCCGTGCCCCAGGACCGCCCCTTCGCCGCCCAAGGCTTGGCCAACCACCCCCTGGGCACGGTGGTGGCGGTGGCCACCCGCACCGGGCAGCCCTGGCACTACCACCGCGCCCGGGACGAGGCCATCTACGTGCTGGAGGGTGAGGGAACGGCCCAGGTGGAGCTCAAGCGGGAGAGGGTGGGCCCGGGGAGCCTCATCCTGGTCCCCGCCGGGGCCATCCACCAGTTCCAGGGGACCTTGAGCTTCCTCTCCGTCTTCGGACCGGCCCTGATGGGGGATGTGGTCTTCCTATGAGGGGCGGTGCGCTCTTCCTGCCTAGCGCCTGCGCCTCCGTGGCCCCACCGCCCCCAAGGCGCCTGGAGGGGCCGAGGTGCGGGTGAGCCTGGTGGACGTTGAGTTCTGGCCCAAGGCCCTGAGGGTCGCCCCGGGGGCCACCCTGGGCTTCGTGAACCAAGGCCAGGCTCCCCACACCGTGGCCGACGACCAGGGCCGCTATGACAGCAGCGTACCGGCCTCGAGGGCCGAGTTCCGCCGCACCTTCACCGAGCCCGGGATCTACGCCATCTACGGCCGGATCCACCCCTATATGGTCTTTAGCCTCGAGGTGGAAGAGTAGGTGGAGCCCCAGACAAAAAGGATTCCGCCCAGGCTTCCCTGGGCGGAAGGTTTCTTTCTGGTGCGCCCGGAGGGATTCGAACCCCCGACCTAGGGCTTAGGAAGCCCCCGCTCTATCCTGCTGAGCTACGGGCGCCCACGCCTTGAGGATTCTACCACCCCTCGGGGCCTTAGGCAAGGCGTATAGTCTTTCCCGGGGCCAGGCTCCCTCTCGGACAAGGGGGGCTTTGCGCTTGCCCCTGTGGTGGGCCGCCTTGTGCCCAGCTTCTCTTCATAGCCTGGAGGGAACATGACCGAGACCAAGGACCTCACCGCCCTTTCGGTGAACGCCATCCGCTTCCTGGCGGTAGACGCCGTGGAACAGGCCAAGAGCGGCCACCCCGGGATGCCCATGGCCATGGCCCCCCTGGCCTACCTCCTCTTTCGGGAGGTCATGCGCCACAACCCCCTGGACCCCTCCTGGCCCAACCGGGACCGCTTTGTCCTCTCCGCGGGGCACGGCTCCATGCTCCTCTACGCCGTCCTCCACCTTACGGGCTACGATCTGCCCTTGGAGGAGATAAAGCGCTTCCGCCAGTGGGGCTCCAAGACCCCAGGCCACCCCGAGTACGGCCACACCCCGGGGGTGGAGGTGACCACAGGGCCCTTGGGCCAGGGGATCGCCACCGCCGTGGGCCTCGCCCTGGCGGAAAAGAAGCTCGCCGCCGAGTTCAACCGCCCCGGGCACCAGGTGGTGGACCACTACACCTACGTCCTGGCCTCGGACGGAGACCTGATGGAGGGGGTCTCGGGGGAGGCCAGCTCCCTGGCGGGGACCTGGGGGCTTTCCAAGCTCATCGTCTTCTGGGACGACAACCGCATCTCCATTGACGGCCCCACGGACCTGGCCTTCACCGAGGACGTCCTGGCCCGCTACCGGGCCTACGGCTGGCACACCCTGAGGGTGGGGGACGCCAACG
The genomic region above belongs to Thermus sediminis and contains:
- a CDS encoding sigma-70 family RNA polymerase sigma factor, translating into MGEDEGDIHLLRRVAWRDEEALLCLYRRYAPRVHGLARRILRDGHEAKDVVQETFLRIWNKAERFDPALGRPATWILTIAHRLALKRLRASERFVLWEEDGAWEPLGGEDHLERLWVTKALEALEPEERRLLELAYFQGYAHSELALLLGWPLGTVKSRLRRALAKLEGKLK
- a CDS encoding anti-sigma factor, translated to MIHPNPDDLVRLALDLLPEGERRGLMAHLRSCPSCRAAYQAHLEALSALVPEVPVPSSWEGDLRERLRTRPLWERRRVLVLGLSLGLVGVLAVSILGALRWWGGVSARRRFFDLAAEPGARLMPLLDPGGRQTGWALRTAQGEVLLLLKSPPPPGRVYQAWLILDGQRQSLGLSPTPLLEVGPLPEGSLVGVSVEPPGGSPAPTTPSVGRARI
- a CDS encoding cupin domain-containing protein, producing MERRAFLQAVGTVALSALAGRAWALVQATGEGIFRRYPGDFAGVAVPPGRPFVAQGVGETPLGTSVLIRTVKEQPLHYHRERLEVALVLRGEGRFLAAGKEVPLAPGQVVLIPPMTAHAFLGELDLLSRFSPRLMGDVVFVDQGPGPQEGVPILLTPKPPAVPQDRPFAAQGLANHPLGTVVAVATRTGQPWHYHRARDEAIYVLEGEGTAQVELKRERVGPGSLILVPAGAIHQFQGTLSFLSVFGPALMGDVVFL
- a CDS encoding cupredoxin domain-containing protein encodes the protein MRVSLVDVEFWPKALRVAPGATLGFVNQGQAPHTVADDQGRYDSSVPASRAEFRRTFTEPGIYAIYGRIHPYMVFSLEVEE